From a region of the Phragmites australis chromosome 21, lpPhrAust1.1, whole genome shotgun sequence genome:
- the LOC133903613 gene encoding dirigent protein 1-like — protein MAAHMLYSVFLAVLVVLVASPATRPAEAASAHLHFYMHDVTGGPSPTAVRVVNAPRGYFGNMFVIDDKLTEGTSSSSTTVGRAQGYYMCASVANLELLVTMNVVLTSGPYAGSSITVVGRDDINAPVRELSVVGGTGEFRMARGYVLWKTVTPEIIDLELFVNP, from the coding sequence ATGGCTGCCCACATGCTCTACTCCGTGTTCCTTGCTGTCCTCGTAGTCCTCGTCGCCAGCCCGGCGACGCGGCCGGCGGAGGCAGCGTCGGCGCACCTGCACTTCTACATGCACGACGTGACGGGCGgcccgtcgccgacggcagtgCGGGTGGTGAACGCACCGCGTGGCTACTTCGGCAACATGTTTGTGATCGACGACAAGCTGACCGAGGGCACGTCGTCATCGTCGACGACGGTGGGGCGTGCGCAGGGGTACTACATGTGCGCGTCAGTGGCGAACCTGGAGCTGCTGGTGACCATGAACGTGGTGCTCACGTCGGGGCCTTACGCGGGCAGCTCGATCACGGTGGTGGGGCGCGACGACATCAACGCGCCGGTGCGGGAGCTCTCGGTGGTCGGCGGCACGGGGGAGTTCCGGATGGCGCGCGGCTACGTGCTGTGGAAGACCGTCACCCCGGAGATTATCGACCTCGAATTGTTCGTCAACCCCTGA